CAGCCAGCAGGCGAACCCGGTGACCGTGCGGGACAGGGCGAAGAGCCCGGAGGCGAGGAAGTTGCGGACGATGGCGCCGATGCTGTCGGTGCTGGTGGGCATGAACCCGGGGTCCTGGTCCTCGGGGGCGCCCTGTGCCTCCTGGGCCTGCTCCATCGGGTCGAGTTCGTAGCGCTCCAGAGGTACGCCTTCGGAGGAGGTCATGTTCAGCGGGCCGAGAACTCCTCCCCCGGCGGCGTCCGGGTCGGCGGCCGCGGCGATCCCCTCCCCCGCCGCCCACAGCAGCATCGTCGCCGCGGTGACGACGACGGCCCGGTGGCGCGTCAGGAGCGCAAGGCGGGTCATCGCTTAGCCTTCCGGGCTCGATCGCGGGGGCGGGTGCGGGCGACGACGGTGAGGCCGGCGGCCACGGGCAGCAGGAGCAGGGCGGTCGTCCAGACGCTCGGGGTGACCGGCGCTGCCAGCACCGGCGCCTGCTCGTCAGCGGCCGCGGGGTGGGTGCAGGTGGTGCGGTCGAGGCCGACGCCGCAGGCCGCCGGCAGCGGCCCGGCGGGCGCGCCGGCATCGGGCGGCGTGACGGTGGCGGTGGCGGTGAAGGCGTCGCCGGTGCGGGGCCACCAGCCGTCATCGGCGGTGCTGGCGGTGGTGTTGGCGGCAGCGACCGCCGCGACGAGCGCGGCGGTGAGCAGCAGGGTGGTGAGCAGACGGCGGATGCGGGCCGTGCGGGAGGGCTGGGCGAACGTGTCGGTCATCGGGTGCCTCCGGTGGCGGCCTGCGCTGGCAGGGCCAAAGTGGCGGGTTCGTAGCGGGAGGGGTCGGGCGCGGTTTCGGTGGCCGGGCCGGTGGGGGTGGTGTAGATGCCGTCGGTGATCCGGGCGAGGTTGGGGATGAGGACCTTGAAGCGGCCGATGTTCATGCGGGGGTCGCGGGCGAGGAACTCGCCGGCGCGTTCGGGCTTGCCGTACGGGGAGAGGTCGGTGGTGACCATGCGCAGCAGGTCCTCGTCGTCGCCGGGCAGGCCGAGCCAGGAAAGTCCGCGGGCGGCGAGGACGGGGTCGGCGGTGCGGGCGAGGAAGCGGTAGGCGAGCAGGCCCTGGGTGGTGGAGGTGCCGAGTTCGAGGACGTCGTGGCAGCCGAGGCCGACGCCGGCGCCGTGTTTGCGGCCGTCGTAGACGATCTCGTCGATCAGTGCCTGGCCCTCGGCGGAGGAGGTGAGCCAGTACGCCTCGTCCAGGGGCAGGAGGGTGAAGCGGGGGTCGGTGAACGCGGTCTCGCGGGCGATCGCGGCGATCAGGTACAGCACGGCGCGGCCAATGAGGGCTTCCAGGGGCTGGGCGCGCAGGAGTTCGGGGTTGGTCGCGGCCTCGCGCGGGGGGAGGGTCAGGCCGGTGGTGGTGATGACGACGAAGTCGGAGGTCAGATCGCCGGCGAGGTCCAGCGGCGGCAGGTCGGGGTTGAAGACGGCCGCGGCGAGCGGTTCGTCGGCTGCGACCCGCAGCCACTCGACCAGCGCGCCGGCGCGCTGCCCGCGGGCGCTGTCCTCCTGGGCCATCTCCTCCAGGGCGTCCAGGACGAGCGCCATGGAGCGGTTGGGGGCGGCCGCTGCCTGCTTCACGGCGGTCTTCAGCAGCGCGCCGTGCTCGGTCATGGCGCCGACGCCGAGCTGCACGGTCAGGTAGGACAGGGCGTAGCGGGCGCCGATGTCGGGGTCGGTGAAGACGCGCAGGGGGTCGATGGACATGTCGGCGGTGGCGGCGTCGACGACCTGGCAGCGGCCGGGGGCGGCGGCGCGGGCGAAGCGGGCCCACTCGCGGGACTTGGTGCGGTCGATCGCGATCGCGCGGCCGCCTCGGTCGACGACCGAGCCGGTGATCAGCTTCATCAGGGTGGACTTGCCGCCGCCGAGGTCGCCGGCGAGCGCGAAGGAGGCGGAGGCGTTGCGGGCGGGGGCGTCGGCGATGTTCAGCAGGACCGGGGAGATGGTCCCGAGGTCCTGGGAGTAGCCGACCATCGCCCCCGTCGGGTCGCCGAACGACTGCCCGTACAGGGCTCCGTGCATCGCCCAGTCCTCCCCCAGTTCGTGCTGGACGTACTGGCGGACCGCCGGCGGCGTGGGGGCGGCGGGCAGGCCGAGGGTGAACAGTTCGTCCTGGCCGCCGACCGGCCGCACCAGCCGGTAGTTCGCCCCCTTCAGGCGGGCCTGGAGGGCTGCGGCGCGCTGGTCGCACTCAGCGGGGGTGGTGCCCCAGACGGTCAGCGCGGTGACGGACTGCACCTCGACCTCGACACTGGACCGCGAGGCACGGGCACCGAGGTCGCCCAGGTCGTCGGCGGCGTCGTGCAGGGCGTCGGGAAGGCCGGTCGCGCGGCGGGCGGCGTACTGGTCGGCCTGGTCGACCAGGTCCCGCTTCTTCTTCGTCACCGCCGCCACGACCTTCTCGGAAGTGACCGTGGTCAGGTCGACGACCCAGTCGACCGCGAACGGCATCCGCTCCAGCTCCGCGAAGAACTCACCGCCGGCGGCGGTGAAGCTGCGGGGCATCTCCGCGAGCGCGAGGTGCGCCTGATAGGAGGTGCCGGCCGTCGAGTCCACCTGGAGCCAGCGCCTGCCGGCCAGGCTCCCGAGCATGCCGCCGCTCCCCCGCCCACCGGCCTTGCCCCGGCCCCCGTCCAGGGTGTCGGCGGGCCTGCCGCCCTCCAGAAGGCGGGCGTAGCCGAGATCGGCGTGCGACGGGGACCGCAGCACCCCGCCCGTCATCCGGCTCCCGCGCAGCGGGGAACGCTCGGCCTCGCCGAGGAGTTCGGTGTCCAGGCCGCGGCCGACGGCGTGCTGGTGCATCCACACGATCTCCGCAGGCGTCGCCTGCCGCAGTCCGATCCCGCCGGAGATCTCGCTCTCCACCTGCGCGGCCCGCTCCCGGTACTCGGCCACCTCCCGGGCACTGACCGGCGCCGGCGGCAGCCCCAGCAGCCCGGCGAGCTCCGACCACGCCGTGCCGGCCGTCGCCTGCCACTGGCCCCGCCCGCCCAGCACAGGAAGCGGAACGGCCAGCCACAGGGTGCGCCGGTGCATGTCCACCGGCTCGTCGAGGTCCTCACCCGCCAGCAGCCGCAGCTGCGCCTCGGCGACCTCCGCCCACGCGTCGTGCCGCCGGTAGTCGACCCCGTCCAGCGTCGCCTTGACGACCTCGCTGGCGTCGATGCGGGCGCACAGCCCGAACAGGCGGGCCCGGCCGGGCAGAGACCGCACCAGGGAGGTGACCTGGGCGGTGATCTGCTCGCGGGTGCGGTCCGGCATGTAGCGGGAGCCGGCCGCGGTGAGGGACCACACGGCCCACACGGTGCCGCTGGTCGACCACACGAGGTGGTCGACGATGTGCCGCAGGGGAAGCTTCATCGGCTCTCTGCCTTCGCCTTCATTCGGTCATGGAGCATCTGCTGCAAGGGAGTAGGGGCCGGGCCCGCTCCCCCACCCAGCACCCCGGCCGGGGATGTGTCGGGGGTGGGAGCGGCCGGTACCGGGCCCGTGATCCGGGTGTTAGGGCGACGACGCCGGCGTTCGGGACAGGCAGCCGGCCGGGAAGCGGGCTCCTTCTCCGCGCCGACGGCGCGGGCCGGCCGCTTCCCGGCGTCGAGCTGCTCGGCGGCCGGTGCGGTGTGCTCGATCAGGACGGTCCCGGCCAGGTGCCGCGCCCGGGGCGGGCGAGCGGTCCTGCCGCCGAGACGGCCCGTCTTCGGCTGGAGCGCCCGCCGGAGCAGCCCGTAGAGCACCCACATCGGGGCGCGACCTCCGATCCGCTGGGCCCGGGCTGCCCACACCAGGACACCGAGGCCCAGGGGCGGGAAGGGCCCGAGCCCGGACCACCAGCCGAACGTCTTGATCAGGACCAGGACGCCGACGGCGGCGATGACCAGCTGGCCGGTGTTGTACGGGCCGAACCACAGGACGAAGTCGCCCAGCTTGCCCAGCACCCACGGGTGGGTACGGGCCTTGGTGTAGTTGCGGCCGACGCGGGCCGCCGGCCCGGCGGGAGTTGCGCTCATGCCGGCTGGGCCGTCACTTGCCCGCCGGCGTCGTCGCCGGCGCCGGGTTCGAGGTGCCTACGTTGGTGATCTCTTCCTTGAACGCCTCCGACAGCGCGTCCTTGGACTGGTAGAGGCCGACGCAGATGATCAGGCCGAGCAGGGCGCCGATGCCGGCCTTGAGGCTCATCTTGGTGGCCACCGCGATGACAACGGAGAAGAGGATGACGACCATCAGGGCCTTCTCGGCCCAGGAGCCGCTCAGGGTGAGCAGGTGGTCGCCGATGTCCTGGATCGGGACGGCGAGGACGACGGGGGTGGTGTCCATGGCGGACTCCTTCACGAGCAGAGGGGTGGTGGGGGTGGGTCAGGAACGCGGGGAGGGAGCCGCGGCGGGGGTGTCGAGGGAGGCGATCTCCCAGCGGCCGTCGCGGGCGGTGAGGGTGAGCGCGTACGTCATCGGCCACGTCCGGCCCGCGGAGTCGGTGGCCCTGACCTCCGCGCGGGCCCGGACCGTCGCCCCGTCCCGTCCGGCGCCGGGCGAACGGCCCTGGGAGAGGGTCTGGAGGGTGTCGACAGAGGCGAACTGCGTCTCCGGCCGGGCAAGAACAGTGCCCGGGGCCAGGTAGCGCTCGACCGCGCCGTCCGCGCCGAGGAACGCGCCGAGGAATCCTTCGACGGTGTCGGTGAGCGCCGGGTCCTCGATCCGGGCCGTGTAAGGCGAGGCTGCGGGGCGGCCTGGCTGCGGCCCGGCCGTCTCCCTCGGCGCCCCGGCCACATACGCCCGGCCGGGTCCGCTGCCGGTCTCGGTGACCGGGACGGTGAAGTACCGCAGCCCGCGCGCCGACTCCTCCGCCGGAACCCCGGCGGCAGCGTCCGCGAGCCGCACGGCGACCGTCACCGACCACGCACCGTGCTCCTGCCGGGCCGTGGAGACGACAGCCGTGTGCACGACCGCGACCGGCCGCCGCCCCCACCGGGGCGGCTGCGCACCGGGCGCCAGCTGCCGTAGCTGCGTGAGTTCCGGGGAGGTTTCGGTGGCCGTGCCGGACTCCAGCCACAGCCCCAGCACGGTCTCCGCGAACCCGGCCGGGCCACCTTCCTCCCTGCCGTCGGCGGCCGGCTGCACGGCGGCGGGACGGGGGGCGGCGGCCGGCTTCAGCGATGCGGGCAGCGGCCGGTCGACGGCGACCAGCAGGGCGGCCGGGCCGGCGGCAAGCGCCGCCCAGACACCCACCCTTACGAGGAACGCGCGCCGCCCGCGCAGAGATGGGACACGGGGGCGGGCGGCCGGTGGGGCGGGATCGCGGCGAGAGCGCAGCCATGTGGGCGGAGGCATCGAGGGCTCCTTGAAGAGGTCGGCGAAGCTGATGCCTCACTCTTCGACGGCCACCTCACCACCCCGCTGACCACCGAGGCCCAACGCCGTCACACCGCCATAACTCCTCATGGTGAGCGTGGTGGTAAGCGGGCCGATGCCTGGTGGTAAGCGCCGTGGTAAGCGGTCTGACCAGGCGGTTCTTCACTTACCACTGCAGGTCAGCGCGGCATGCCGGAGCCTGATTGCGGCGCGGCAACAGTCGGGACGTTCCCAGTATCGGAGGGGCTGCGCATTGCCACCACCATCGACAGGGGCCCGGCCGGCGTTTTGTCGCATAGGGCCAACCACAGGAGGGCCGCTGCACATACTTGTGCTTACCCTTCGGCTTGTTCCGGCCGGCACCTTCCACCCTGGGCCGAGATGGCCCGGAGTCCGCCGCTCATGAGTAACTGAATGAAATTCGTCCCCAGGCTCAATAGCATCCCAGGTCAGCAAGTGTCGTCCCCGCACCCGCGGGGGTCTTCCGCGGGCCAGCACGTCATTCCAGGTGGCGTGCTCGTCGTCCCCGCACCCGCGGGGGTTGCCCTTGGAAGGAACCCTCCAGCAGGCGCCCGAGGTCGTCGTCCTTGCCCCTCGAGGACCGCGTCGTAGATCGCCTGCCGGATGTCGTCCCCGCCCGCGCGGGGGTTGCCCCAGGGTCCGCAGGACGTCGGGGGTCTTGCCCTCGTCGTCCCCGCCCGCGCGGGGGTCTCCGGCGCGCGGCTGGGTGGTGTGGCCGGCGCTCACGTCGTCCCCGCCTGCGGGGTTCTCCGTACAGCGCTCAGTACACGAATGCATCCTGAGGTTGTCCCCGCACACGCGCCCGCAAGGGTCTTCCGATGTCCTTGGCGTACGGCTGGCTGGTGTTGTCTGGCTGCGTAGGTGAGAGGCGAGAGCGGATGTCGGTGGGTTCCGGCAGCGACTGAGGCTGGGCTGGCGCTGAAATGTTGCCGAGTTCTGAGAGCGCCCCTGCTCCCGTGTCGGCCACGGTAGGTCCAGAGCGGTGCAGCACTGGAACGTTTGATCGATAGCATCTCGTCGCGACGCTGCGGTGGTCAGTGGCCTGACGAGGTGAGGAAGCTATGAGCGATGATGTCCTGTCGATCATTCCGAGTGATCCGCAGTGGCAGCCGGACCGCGATGCGGTCGACCACGTCGTCGCGCTCGTCGAGGACCTGGCCCCTGGTGTTGCGGGCGGCTTGGACGTGGAGATCGAGGTGACGTGGCACGACGTGGTGACGGCCGTCGACTGCGGGGCGAACCTGGAGAGGATCGGTTGTCCCTTGTGTCAGGCGGCCATCGACACGGAGTGGTGGGGCGACCTCCTTGAGGCTCACTGCGACGACGGGTTCACCACGCTCGCGATCGAGGTCCCGTGCTGTGGAGGATCAACCACTCTTGACGTGCTGGATTACGACTGGCCCTGCGGTTTCGCCCGGTTCGAGATCGCCGTCTGGAACCCCGAACGCTCCTGGTTCAGCGAGGACGAACTGACGGCTCTAGGGGGTCGACTGGGCCATCCGGTGAAGCAGATCCGGGCCCATATCTGAGTCTCCGCAGCTCAGGCGATCGCCTGTTGTTCGGCGCGGGCGCGGGTGGTGGCGGGGCGGTAGGAGTCGGTTCCTGTCTCGATGATGTTACCGCCGAAGGTAAGGCGGTCGACGATGGCCGCGCAGAGCCTGGGGTCGGTGAAGGTCTTGGTCCAGCCGGAGAAAGACTCGTTGGAGGCGATGGCGACGCTGTTCTTTTCCTCGCGTTCGGTCAGGACCTGGAAGAGGAGTTCGGCGCCGCGGCGGTCGAGTTCCATGCAGCCGAGCTCGTCGATGCAGAGGAGGTCGACGCGGCCGTAGCGGGCGATGGTCTTGGTCAGCTGCTTCTCGTCGGCTGCCTCGACGAGCTCGTTGACCAGCTTCGTCGCCAGGACGTACTTGACCCGGTAGCCAGCCATCGCGGCCTCGGTGCCGAGCGCGACCAGCAGATGCGACTTGCCGGTGCCGGAGTCGCCGATGAGGCAGAGCGGCAGCCCCTTCTTGATCCATTCGCATTTGGCGAGGGTGTGGACCATGGCCGGGTCGATGTTGGGGTTGGCGTCGAAGTCGAACTTGCGCAGCGACTTGTCGCGGGGGAACCCGGCGGCCTTGATGCGCCGCTCGGAGCGGCGGCGGGCCCGGTCGTCGCATTCGGCCAGCAGGA
The Streptomyces roseofulvus genome window above contains:
- the istB gene encoding IS21-like element helper ATPase IstB, with translation MSMPRQRGLTEQAATAAIDQACRMLRLPTIRSQFPELAETAGREQMSYLGFLSELLLAECDDRARRRSERRIKAAGFPRDKSLRKFDFDANPNIDPAMVHTLAKCEWIKKGLPLCLIGDSGTGKSHLLVALGTEAAMAGYRVKYVLATKLVNELVEAADEKQLTKTIARYGRVDLLCIDELGCMELDRRGAELLFQVLTEREEKNSVAIASNESFSGWTKTFTDPRLCAAIVDRLTFGGNIIETGTDSYRPATTRARAEQQAIA
- a CDS encoding ATP-binding protein; the encoded protein is MKLPLRHIVDHLVWSTSGTVWAVWSLTAAGSRYMPDRTREQITAQVTSLVRSLPGRARLFGLCARIDASEVVKATLDGVDYRRHDAWAEVAEAQLRLLAGEDLDEPVDMHRRTLWLAVPLPVLGGRGQWQATAGTAWSELAGLLGLPPAPVSAREVAEYRERAAQVESEISGGIGLRQATPAEIVWMHQHAVGRGLDTELLGEAERSPLRGSRMTGGVLRSPSHADLGYARLLEGGRPADTLDGGRGKAGGRGSGGMLGSLAGRRWLQVDSTAGTSYQAHLALAEMPRSFTAAGGEFFAELERMPFAVDWVVDLTTVTSEKVVAAVTKKKRDLVDQADQYAARRATGLPDALHDAADDLGDLGARASRSSVEVEVQSVTALTVWGTTPAECDQRAAALQARLKGANYRLVRPVGGQDELFTLGLPAAPTPPAVRQYVQHELGEDWAMHGALYGQSFGDPTGAMVGYSQDLGTISPVLLNIADAPARNASASFALAGDLGGGKSTLMKLITGSVVDRGGRAIAIDRTKSREWARFARAAAPGRCQVVDAATADMSIDPLRVFTDPDIGARYALSYLTVQLGVGAMTEHGALLKTAVKQAAAAPNRSMALVLDALEEMAQEDSARGQRAGALVEWLRVAADEPLAAAVFNPDLPPLDLAGDLTSDFVVITTTGLTLPPREAATNPELLRAQPLEALIGRAVLYLIAAIARETAFTDPRFTLLPLDEAYWLTSSAEGQALIDEIVYDGRKHGAGVGLGCHDVLELGTSTTQGLLAYRFLARTADPVLAARGLSWLGLPGDDEDLLRMVTTDLSPYGKPERAGEFLARDPRMNIGRFKVLIPNLARITDGIYTTPTGPATETAPDPSRYEPATLALPAQAATGGTR
- a CDS encoding conjugal transfer protein; its protein translation is MGVWAALAAGPAALLVAVDRPLPASLKPAAAPRPAAVQPAADGREEGGPAGFAETVLGLWLESGTATETSPELTQLRQLAPGAQPPRWGRRPVAVVHTAVVSTARQEHGAWSVTVAVRLADAAAGVPAEESARGLRYFTVPVTETGSGPGRAYVAGAPRETAGPQPGRPAASPYTARIEDPALTDTVEGFLGAFLGADGAVERYLAPGTVLARPETQFASVDTLQTLSQGRSPGAGRDGATVRARAEVRATDSAGRTWPMTYALTLTARDGRWEIASLDTPAAAPSPRS